In Microvenator marinus, one genomic interval encodes:
- a CDS encoding BatA domain-containing protein, producing MNFIEPIFLVGLLAAALPLIIHLINRKKASRVPFPAMKFVLQSQKRVAKGAKIRQWILLALRALALALLALALAKPFFKSQEGLTMDQRLPTASVIVLDTSYSMTSADGWEQVEEMLDAEVSRLRPWDEVSLITSDLRVDTGKPSTDHNVLKRAVDQVEPGFHALGFNEALLQASDHLNTSQLPNRRIVLITDGAKGALEDAAPQVAWPVEVRKLELESPKSVAISEVNYAQEGARRDRIWRIEATLNNLSEDDQNAVQIDLMIGENTVASGRVDIPAGKSATHVFRYKPDSQAAQSARVRIPDADELAADNERWFSLAMSDQTRVLLVNGEPSTVAYEDELFFAERALALKNEEASMTLSVTSREGFEARDLQEFDVILVANVAQLTAQSAEKLKAFVEGGGGLLVTMGGQVDVGWWNQALGEVLPKPLRSQKLLAEMGDPDAPVKVTRFGLAQSSHPIFEAFTAPGGGTLQSAEVYSYMLLEPSPPDSKTSILMSYKDGAPALLERELGSGRVLLLTTSIDMDWTDLPTRTSYLPLMRRMTQYLARRVTSDAKGVNQVGSEVAFDVKGLSAERVIALSLSGAEVTRLVETPDEDGVVRFRVWKPGVYEVYLDDETPEKRRPALDFSVNVDTAEANLSPLPDEFFLAFNPGGESAKGPSQERRVSVWPFLLFVFTIFLLLESVLGTRRSVLVRLWRTLTRRPQEADALD from the coding sequence GTGAACTTCATAGAGCCAATCTTCCTGGTGGGATTGCTGGCAGCTGCCCTTCCTTTGATCATCCACTTGATCAACAGGAAGAAGGCGTCTCGCGTGCCGTTCCCCGCTATGAAGTTTGTGCTTCAGTCGCAAAAACGCGTTGCAAAGGGCGCCAAAATTCGGCAGTGGATCTTGCTCGCCTTGAGGGCGCTAGCCCTTGCCCTGCTCGCCCTTGCGTTGGCCAAACCCTTCTTCAAGAGTCAAGAGGGTTTGACCATGGACCAGCGCCTGCCCACGGCTAGCGTGATCGTGTTGGATACGTCCTATTCCATGACCAGCGCTGACGGTTGGGAGCAGGTTGAAGAGATGCTAGACGCCGAGGTCTCCCGGCTTAGACCTTGGGATGAAGTCAGCCTGATTACTTCAGACCTGCGTGTGGATACTGGGAAGCCGAGCACCGACCATAACGTCCTCAAGCGCGCTGTGGATCAGGTGGAGCCCGGCTTTCACGCGCTTGGCTTTAACGAGGCCCTTCTGCAAGCCTCCGACCATCTGAACACCTCGCAGCTTCCTAATCGGCGAATCGTTCTCATCACGGATGGTGCCAAAGGGGCCCTGGAAGACGCCGCGCCCCAAGTTGCATGGCCGGTGGAGGTTCGAAAGCTCGAGCTTGAGTCCCCAAAATCGGTGGCTATCTCGGAGGTCAACTATGCCCAAGAGGGCGCAAGACGGGATAGAATCTGGCGGATCGAGGCGACCCTGAATAACCTATCCGAGGATGACCAAAACGCGGTTCAGATCGACTTGATGATCGGCGAGAATACCGTGGCGTCTGGGCGCGTGGATATTCCGGCCGGAAAGTCTGCGACCCATGTGTTCAGATACAAACCAGATTCGCAGGCAGCCCAGAGCGCGCGCGTCCGAATCCCCGATGCCGACGAGCTCGCCGCGGATAACGAGCGGTGGTTTAGCCTCGCGATGAGCGACCAAACGCGTGTGCTTTTGGTCAACGGTGAGCCATCAACTGTAGCGTACGAAGACGAGCTTTTCTTTGCCGAGCGCGCGCTCGCGCTCAAGAATGAAGAGGCGAGCATGACGCTCTCCGTCACAAGCCGCGAAGGTTTCGAAGCACGCGATCTCCAGGAGTTTGACGTCATTCTCGTGGCGAATGTCGCGCAGTTGACCGCGCAATCTGCTGAGAAGCTAAAGGCTTTTGTAGAGGGCGGTGGTGGACTTCTCGTAACCATGGGTGGTCAGGTAGATGTTGGCTGGTGGAATCAGGCGCTCGGCGAAGTTTTGCCAAAGCCGCTTAGGTCTCAGAAACTCCTCGCGGAGATGGGCGATCCGGACGCGCCGGTCAAAGTGACTCGGTTTGGGCTCGCGCAGTCCTCGCACCCGATCTTCGAGGCGTTCACCGCACCCGGCGGAGGGACGCTACAATCGGCTGAGGTGTATTCCTACATGCTCTTGGAGCCCTCGCCGCCAGATTCAAAGACCTCTATTTTGATGAGCTACAAGGACGGAGCACCCGCGCTCCTGGAGCGAGAACTCGGTAGCGGCCGAGTGCTCCTTCTGACCACGAGCATCGACATGGATTGGACGGACTTGCCCACGCGGACATCCTATCTGCCGCTCATGCGCCGGATGACGCAATACCTCGCGCGCCGAGTCACGAGTGATGCAAAGGGCGTCAACCAGGTGGGCTCCGAGGTCGCGTTTGACGTCAAGGGCCTGAGCGCTGAGCGCGTCATTGCCCTCTCCCTGAGTGGAGCAGAGGTCACGCGCCTTGTGGAGACCCCAGACGAAGACGGGGTCGTGCGTTTCAGAGTCTGGAAGCCCGGAGTCTACGAGGTCTATCTCGACGACGAGACACCGGAGAAACGCCGACCCGCTCTCGACTTCTCGGTCAACGTGGATACCGCGGAAGCTAACCTTTCGCCCCTCCCGGACGAATTCTTCCTCGCGTTTAATCCAGGCGGCGAGTCCGCCAAGGGCCCGTCTCAAGAAAGACGGGTGAGTGTCTGGCCCTTCTTGCTCTTTGTCTTTACTATCTTCCTGCTCTTGGAATCAGTGTTAGGCACCCGTCGAAGTGTGCTCGTGCGCCTTTGGCGAACACTTACCCGAAGACCGCAGGAAGCGGATGCGTTGGACTGA